One Phycisphaerales bacterium genomic window carries:
- the rplV gene encoding 50S ribosomal protein L22 yields the protein MRIQGKKLKQRAQQAGITPEQLAQAIADENLKVDRALSAVNNWMVGRDHPRCKAPMISKMAGVLGCEAKDIAAFTSKVNGHRGSPRKAGLIAGLIRGKDVIAAQDLLNFNTKKAAVNFKKALNAAITDAEQAGADTTQLFVSESRVDNGPVIKRFQPKDRGRAHQILKPLAHITISVEERSAKAGAR from the coding sequence GTGAGGATTCAAGGAAAGAAGCTCAAGCAGCGTGCCCAGCAGGCCGGGATCACTCCCGAGCAGCTGGCGCAGGCGATCGCCGACGAGAACCTGAAGGTCGACCGGGCCCTCAGCGCGGTCAACAACTGGATGGTCGGCCGCGATCACCCGCGCTGCAAGGCGCCGATGATCAGCAAGATGGCCGGCGTCCTGGGCTGCGAAGCCAAGGACATCGCCGCCTTCACCAGCAAGGTCAACGGCCACCGCGGCAGCCCCCGCAAGGCGGGCCTCATCGCCGGCCTGATCCGCGGCAAGGACGTCATCGCCGCCCAGGACCTGCTGAACTTCAACACCAAGAAGGCCGCGGTGAACTTCAAGAAGGCCCTGAACGCGGCTATCACCGACGCCGAGCAGGCCGGCGCCGACACGACTCAGCTCTTCGTGAGCGAGAGCCGCGTCGACAACGGCCCGGTCATCAAGCGGTTCCAGCCCAAGGACCGCGGTCGTGCCCACCAGATTCTGAAGCCGTTGGCTCACATCACCATCAGCGTTGAAGAGCGCTCCGCGAAGGCGGGGGCGAGGTAA
- the ruvB gene encoding Holliday junction branch migration DNA helicase RuvB, translating to MATDRLLSSQAAPQDEQVNWALRPTALSEYVGQSELIDRVSIAIQAVKARKEPLEHVLLHGPPGLGKTTLAHVLAQEMGVKIAVTSGPALARGTDLVAALTRLQHADILFIDEIHRLPVAVEEFIYPAMEDFRIDVTLDSGMAARTVQVRCKPFTLIGATTRAGMLSSPLRSRFGLIHHLQYYTRADLLAILERSSRLLNVPGADRSALETIAERSRGTPRIANRLLRRVRDYAQVRADGHITADVARAGLKLLEVDDQGFDEVDRKLLRT from the coding sequence TTGGCAACTGACCGACTTCTGTCTTCGCAGGCCGCGCCGCAGGATGAGCAGGTGAACTGGGCGCTGCGCCCCACCGCGCTCAGCGAGTACGTGGGCCAGAGCGAACTCATCGACCGCGTGTCGATCGCGATCCAGGCGGTCAAGGCCCGCAAGGAGCCGCTGGAGCACGTGCTGCTGCACGGCCCGCCAGGGCTGGGCAAGACCACCCTCGCGCACGTGCTGGCGCAGGAGATGGGCGTCAAGATCGCGGTTACGAGCGGGCCGGCCCTTGCACGGGGCACAGACTTGGTCGCGGCGCTCACGCGCCTGCAGCACGCCGACATCCTGTTCATCGACGAGATCCACCGGCTGCCGGTCGCGGTTGAGGAGTTCATCTACCCGGCGATGGAGGACTTCCGGATCGACGTGACGCTCGACAGCGGCATGGCGGCGCGGACGGTGCAGGTGCGGTGCAAGCCGTTCACGTTGATCGGGGCGACGACGCGGGCGGGCATGCTGAGCTCGCCGCTGCGATCCCGCTTCGGGCTGATCCACCACCTGCAGTACTACACGCGGGCGGACCTGCTGGCGATTCTCGAGCGCTCGTCCCGGCTGCTGAACGTGCCGGGCGCGGACCGCAGCGCGCTGGAGACCATTGCGGAGCGCTCACGCGGCACGCCGCGGATCGCCAACCGGCTGCTGCGGCGCGTTCGTGATTACGCGCAGGTCCGGGCGGACGGACACATCACGGCCGATGTCGCGCGTGCCGGCTTGAAGCTGCTCGAGGTCGACGACCAGGGCTTCGACGAGGTCGATCGCAAGCTGCTGCGTACGAT
- the rplD gene encoding 50S ribosomal protein L4 — translation MNVPVYNMQGKEVAQFSIDEKSLGGEINASLIKQAYVRYHANLRQGSARTKNRTEVEGSTRKIYKQKGTGNARHGDRKANLFKGGGHGHSKKRTREDYRLDMPKKMRRKANRNALLSKLMDNEVRIVDGISFKEPKTKAFQQFLEAVKVDRSALVALPMDDAASESARKSGRNMEDVSLVRVDQLNCFNMLNHRYLVISKADLEAWLKGPVSQTGKDAKINPLGRTAKVEVA, via the coding sequence ATGAATGTCCCCGTCTACAACATGCAGGGCAAAGAAGTTGCCCAGTTCTCCATCGACGAGAAGTCCCTTGGCGGCGAGATCAACGCTTCGCTGATCAAGCAGGCGTACGTCCGCTACCACGCGAACCTCCGCCAGGGCTCCGCCCGCACCAAGAACCGCACCGAGGTCGAGGGCTCGACCCGCAAGATCTACAAGCAGAAGGGCACCGGCAACGCCCGTCACGGCGACCGCAAGGCCAACCTCTTCAAGGGCGGTGGCCACGGCCACTCCAAGAAGCGGACCCGCGAGGACTACCGCCTCGACATGCCCAAGAAGATGCGGCGCAAGGCCAACCGCAACGCGCTGCTCTCCAAGCTGATGGACAACGAGGTCCGCATCGTCGACGGCATCTCCTTCAAGGAGCCCAAGACGAAGGCTTTCCAGCAGTTCCTGGAGGCCGTGAAGGTCGACCGCTCCGCCCTGGTCGCCCTGCCCATGGACGACGCCGCCTCCGAGAGTGCCCGCAAGAGCGGCCGCAACATGGAGGACGTGAGCCTGGTCCGCGTCGATCAGCTCAACTGCTTCAACATGCTCAACCACCGGTACCTGGTCATCAGCAAGGCCGACCTCGAGGCCTGGCTGAAGGGCCCCGTTTCCCAGACCGGTAAGGACGCCAAGATCAACCCGCTCGGCCGCACGGCCAAGGTGGAGGTGGCCTGA
- the rplW gene encoding 50S ribosomal protein L23 has product MPANVDPIYVIKKPLLSEKSTYAMNEYKLYAFEVDPRATKDEIKNAIEQIYKVRVEAVNTQVRKHRSRMLKYGMQQPANTKKATVRLHPEDSIELF; this is encoded by the coding sequence ATGCCCGCCAACGTTGACCCCATCTACGTCATCAAGAAGCCGCTGCTCTCCGAGAAGAGCACCTACGCGATGAACGAGTACAAGCTCTACGCGTTCGAGGTGGACCCCCGCGCCACCAAGGACGAGATCAAGAACGCCATCGAGCAGATCTACAAGGTCCGCGTCGAGGCCGTGAACACGCAGGTGCGCAAGCACCGCTCCCGCATGCTGAAGTACGGCATGCAGCAGCCGGCCAACACGAAGAAGGCCACCGTCCGCCTGCACCCCGAGGACTCCATCGAGCTCTTCTGA
- the rpsJ gene encoding 30S ribosomal protein S10 produces MTGGKIRIRMEAYDHLALDASAKEIVEHAKRTNAKVAGPIPLPTRIERYTVLRSPFIDKKSREQFEIRTHKRIIDIIEPNARTVEALNRLVVPAGVFVKIKA; encoded by the coding sequence ATGACTGGCGGCAAGATTCGAATCCGGATGGAAGCGTACGACCACCTGGCCCTCGATGCCTCGGCGAAGGAAATCGTCGAGCACGCCAAGCGCACCAACGCGAAGGTCGCGGGTCCCATCCCGCTGCCCACCCGCATCGAGCGCTACACCGTCCTCCGCTCCCCGTTCATCGATAAGAAGTCCCGCGAGCAGTTCGAGATCCGCACTCACAAGCGGATCATCGACATCATCGAGCCCAACGCCCGCACCGTCGAGGCGCTCAACCGGCTCGTGGTCCCCGCGGGTGTGTTCGTGAAGATCAAGGCCTGA
- the rplB gene encoding 50S ribosomal protein L2, translated as MPIRVYKKTSAGRRNASVNEHAEVTKNFPEKSLLAPLPKTGGRNHSGKITSRGIGGGVKKMYRMIDFKRRDRDGIEGKVIGIEYDPNRSCHIALIEYTDGVRRYIPSPEGLKDGQTILTSSTEAIEPAIGNSMALRFVPTGLDVHCVELEKGRGAKICRSAGTYCKMSNKEGDYATLTFPSGEVRRVPLDCRCTIGKVGNPDHRLRKLGKAGLSRLMGIRPITRGVAKSHHAHPLGGGSGRSKGNRPLAGPTGVHAKGGNTRNRKKHSTKLIIRRRVSKRYGQKK; from the coding sequence ATGCCCATCCGTGTTTACAAGAAGACCTCCGCCGGGCGCCGCAACGCCTCGGTGAACGAGCACGCGGAAGTCACCAAGAACTTCCCGGAGAAGTCGCTGCTGGCCCCCCTGCCCAAGACCGGCGGGCGCAACCACAGCGGCAAGATCACCTCCCGCGGCATCGGCGGCGGCGTCAAGAAGATGTACCGCATGATCGACTTCAAGCGTCGCGACCGCGACGGCATCGAAGGCAAGGTCATCGGCATCGAGTACGACCCCAACCGCTCCTGCCACATCGCCCTGATCGAGTACACCGACGGCGTCCGCCGCTACATCCCCTCGCCCGAGGGCCTCAAGGACGGCCAGACCATCCTGACCTCCAGCACCGAGGCGATCGAGCCGGCCATCGGCAACTCCATGGCCCTCCGCTTCGTGCCCACCGGCCTGGACGTGCACTGCGTCGAGCTCGAGAAGGGTCGCGGCGCCAAGATCTGCCGCTCCGCGGGCACCTACTGCAAGATGAGCAACAAGGAGGGTGACTACGCGACCCTCACCTTCCCCAGCGGCGAAGTCCGCCGGGTCCCGCTCGACTGCCGCTGCACCATCGGCAAGGTTGGGAACCCCGACCACCGCCTCCGCAAGCTCGGCAAGGCCGGCCTCTCCCGCCTGATGGGCATCCGCCCGATCACCCGCGGCGTCGCCAAGAGCCACCACGCCCACCCGCTGGGCGGCGGCTCGGGCCGCAGCAAGGGCAACCGTCCGCTCGCCGGCCCCACCGGCGTGCACGCCAAGGGCGGCAACACGCGTAACCGCAAGAAGCACTCCACCAAGCTGATCATCCGCCGCCGCGTCAGCAAGCGCTACGGCCAGAAGAAGTAA
- the rpsS gene encoding 30S ribosomal protein S19, translating into MGRSLKKGPFVDEKLYRKVEKLNASRRREPIKTWARRSTIVPEFIGHTFKVHNGKAFLDVFVTEDMVGHKLGEFSISRTFRGHTNKKEGIEGAAAAKS; encoded by the coding sequence ATGGGACGCAGCCTCAAGAAAGGTCCGTTCGTCGATGAGAAGCTCTACCGCAAGGTGGAGAAGCTCAATGCCAGCCGCCGTCGCGAGCCCATCAAGACCTGGGCCCGCCGCAGCACGATCGTTCCCGAGTTCATCGGGCACACGTTCAAGGTGCACAACGGCAAGGCGTTCCTCGACGTGTTCGTGACCGAGGACATGGTCGGGCACAAGCTCGGCGAGTTCAGCATCTCCCGCACCTTCCGCGGGCACACGAACAAGAAGGAAGGCATCGAGGGCGCCGCCGCCGCGAAGTCCTAA
- the rplC gene encoding 50S ribosomal protein L3, giving the protein MGLSLLGKKIGMTRVYNDAGVSVPVTVIECGPCVVTQLRTAEKDGYSAVQIGYGEVKARNSTMPLIAHDVKAGTTPKRHHREFRVDEKGAGSFTLGQTLTVKELEGTMFVDVIGRSKGKGFAGVMKRWHFKGMFASHGTERKHRSPGSIGSLCSNRGFGGGLKKGKKMAGHMGDERVTTRSLDIVRMDPEKNLLLVKGPVPGGKNGLVEVRPAVRLYKSKARRVAGKK; this is encoded by the coding sequence ATGGGCTTGTCTCTGCTGGGTAAGAAAATCGGTATGACCCGCGTCTACAACGACGCCGGCGTCAGCGTGCCTGTGACGGTGATCGAGTGCGGTCCCTGCGTGGTGACCCAGCTCCGCACCGCCGAGAAGGACGGCTACTCCGCCGTGCAGATCGGCTACGGCGAGGTCAAGGCGCGCAACAGCACGATGCCGCTCATCGCGCACGACGTGAAGGCGGGCACCACCCCCAAGCGTCACCACCGCGAGTTCCGCGTTGACGAGAAGGGCGCCGGCAGCTTCACGCTCGGCCAGACCCTCACCGTCAAGGAGCTCGAGGGCACGATGTTCGTCGACGTCATCGGCCGCAGCAAGGGCAAGGGCTTCGCCGGCGTGATGAAGCGCTGGCACTTCAAGGGCATGTTCGCCAGCCACGGCACCGAGCGTAAGCACCGGTCCCCCGGCTCGATCGGCTCGCTCTGCTCCAACCGCGGTTTCGGCGGCGGCCTCAAGAAGGGCAAGAAGATGGCCGGGCACATGGGTGACGAGCGCGTCACCACCCGCAGCCTGGACATCGTCCGCATGGACCCCGAGAAGAACCTGCTGCTGGTCAAGGGCCCGGTCCCCGGCGGCAAGAACGGTCTCGTTGAGGTCCGCCCCGCGGTTCGCCTGTACAAGAGCAAGGCGCGGCGCGTGGCAGGGAAGAAGTAA